Genomic DNA from Jonesia denitrificans DSM 20603:
CATTATGACTGCTTCTGCCGTGGGTGGAATCCTTGGAGCTGTTATTGCACGTCGCGCCACACTGTGGGTAGGGGAGGGGCGCATTATTGCACTGTCGGCATTGGCGAGCCCATTGTTGTTTGCAGGTCTCCCGTTGGCTTGGCACCTTCGCGATGCTGTGTCACCCGTGGTTGTGGTGATTTGCGCGGGATTCGCGATGCAGGTGTCGGTGACGTTGTTTAACGTTTCGCAGGTGAGTTTCCGGCAACGATTATGTCCGCCTGAACTTTTGGGGCGGATGAACGCATCGTTTCGGTTCCTTGTGTGGGGGACGATGCCTTTCTCGGGCATCGTTGGCGGTGTGATCGCTGACCGGTGGGGCGTGGTAACCATGCTGTGGGTGGTCGTTGTCGGTGAGGTCGTTGCCGCGCTTTTTCTTGTGCTTTCCCCTTTTGTCACGCTGCGAGATTTGCCGTCGAGGGTGATGGAAACGGTGCATGACGACGGTTCAGCGGAAGAATCGCGCCAGGACCGACCGTCCACAAATGAGTAGGACCCGATTATTAGCGGAAGACCACTGTTTTGTGGCCGTTCATGAGCACCCGATGTTGGGCGTGCCATGCAACGGCTCGCGACAGGACTCGCCGTTCGACGTCTTGACCAAGAGCGATGAATTCCTCCACGCTCATCTCGTGGTCAACCCGGTCAATGTCCTGCTCGATGATGGGGCCTTCATCAAGGTCAGCAGTGACGTAGTGCGAGGTGGCGCCAATGAGTTTGACTCCCCGGTCATGGGCACGGTGGTAAGGGCGTGCTCCTTTGAAGGAGGGGAGGAAGGAGTGGTGAATGTTTATGACTCGACCTTCAAGAGCTCGACACAGAGTGTCTGACAGCACCTGCATGTACCGGGCGAGGACGACAAGTTCAGCACCAGTGGACTGGACAAGGGCAAGTAGTTCGGCTTCTGCTTGCGGTTTGGTGTCCGCGGTGACGGGGATGTGGTGGAACGGAACCCCGTAGAAAGTGGCGAGGTCCGCGAGGTCATTGTGGTTACCGACAACGGCAACAACCTCTATGGGAAGGCGTGCAGCTCGTTGTTGGAAGAGGAGGTCGTTGAGCGCGTGGGCGGCTTTGGACACCATGATGATGGTGGGGATCCGCCGCCCGACAGTGTCGAGGTTCCACGTCCACTCAAACTGTTCGGCTAACGGTGTCAGTGTGGCCAATAGAGTGTCACGGGCAATGGTTGTTTCGCCTTGGACCCGCATGAAGAACAACCCCGTGTCAGGGTCTCCGAACTGTTTGGATTCGGTGATGTTTCCCCCGTGGTCAGCAATGGCGCCAGCAACGGCGCGCACAATGCCAGGACGGTCAGGGCAGGACAGGGTCAGGACCCAGTGATCGGATGCAGGCGTAGTGGTCACACGAACAAGGGTAGCGTCCTCAGCGTGGACAGTGCCGCATCTGACACCAAAGTCTGCGACGATAGGGGCATGAGTGAGAACGACATCACAATCGCCTTGGTCTCCACTGAGCATGCAGGGGAACTGCTCACCCTGCGTCGGGCTGCTTTTGTGACTGAAGCCCAAACATACGGTGACCCTAATATTCCACCGTTGACTCAAACTTTGGAAGAGTTGGTGGATGACCTGGAACGGGACGATGTGGTCACCCTGGGCGCGTGGGCTGGGCACCGGCTTGTGGGGTCAGTGCGGGTCGAACTCGAGGACGGTAAAGCGACACTAGGCCGGCTTGCTGTTGCTCCTGACATGCAGGGGCAAGGTATTGGAACCCAGATGATGTTCGCGGTTCTTCCTCACTTACCTGAGGAAACCACAGAGATTTGGGTGTTCACCGGGAAAGATTCAAAGCACAATTTGGCCATGTACCAAGCACAAGGTTATGAACATCAGCACGATCAGGTGGCTGGTGACTTGACCTACGCTTACCTGCGCAAAATTTTGGGCGAACAGTAACGACTGTTACTCGCGTGGTTCCGCGCGATGAGGGTTCGCGGTGGGCAGGTCAAGGCGATCCGTGGCACCGGTAATGAGCGACACAATCTGTTCATAGGACACATCACGGGTGTGAAAGGTGCCAATATTTCGCCCCAAACGCAACACCATGATCCGGTCTGCTACTGCTTGCACCTCCGCGAGGTTGTGCGACACGATGACCACGCCTAGCCCACGTTCCCTCAACGATTCAATGAGGGTGAGCACCTCTGCGGACTGGGTGACAGACAACGCGGAGGTCGGCTCGTCCAAGAGAATCATTTGGGGGTTACCAAGCAGAGTGCGGGCGATCGCCACCGATTGTTTTTGCCCCCCAGACAAATGAGCAACAGGTGTACGAATACTGGGCATCCGTGCTTTCAAACGACGAAGTAGGGTTGTTGCTTGCTGCTCCATCTCGTGTTCGTTGAGCAAACCACCACGAGTGACTTCCCGCCCCAGGAACAAGTTGTTGACAATCGTGAGGTTGTCAGTGAGGGCAAGATCTTGAAAAACTGTGGCGATACCCGCATGTTGTGCCGCACTGGGTGAGGGCAAAGTGATCGTTGTGCCCTGGTGGCTGATTGTGCCTCCGTCAGGTTGGTACACGCCAGCAAGGATTTTCACCAACGTGGATTTGCCTGACCCGTTATCACCCACGAGTGCAACCACTTCACCCGCGTGGATATCGAGGTCGACATGGGACAGTGCTTGCACCGCGTTGAAGTGCTTTGAGATGTCGCGCAACGAAAAGATCGGGTTCCCCCGGTCACGTGAGGCGGGACCGGATACAGCGTTGTTCACTGGTCCTCCGTGGAGTGGGTTGTCGGTGAGGCAGGATAGCGATGGAACGCTTCACTGCGGTCTAACGCGTAGGTAATGGTGCCGATCATTTCGGCGTCTGCTCCCAAACTACCTGGCACAATCGTGATGCATTCAGCGGTACTGGGAAGCGAAAAACGTTCAATCGTTTCCCGCAGCGGATCAAGCAAAATGGAGCCGGTGTGGGCGAGGTCGCCGCCCACCACCACGCGCTCTGGGTTAAACACATTGCACAGGTTCGCAGCAGCTAACCCAATTGCACGACCTGCGTCTGCGATGGCGCGAATACACCCGAGGTCACCGTCACGCGCGTACCGCATCATATCTTTGAGCGTCATCACACCGTGAGACACGCGCAGCGCTTCAAGTAGAACGTTTCCACCCGCAACAGTTTCTAGGCAACCACGGTTACCGCATCGACAGATTTGGCCGTCGGGGTCAGTCGTTGTGTGACCGAACTCGCCAGCTGAACCGTTCGCCCCCCAAAAGAGCTCGCCGTTGATGATGAGCGCAGCGCCAATACGTTGGCCCACCTGGATATACAACGTGTGCTGGGCTCCTGCAGCAGCGCCCTGACGCAGTTCTCCTAAAGCGCCCATGTTCGAGGAGTTCGCCACATACACGGGTTTGCCGATGCGCTCACTCATGACGTGGGCGACAGCAACGTTGTCCCACCCACGCATGATTCCCGGCGAGGTGATGAGACCTGAAGAATGCTCAACAGGTGCGGGTAAAGCGACCGCAACCCCCTGCAGTTCCGCAGATTCTGCATCGAAGGTTTCCATCATGTCCGCGATGAGTAAGGCGGCACGATCGAGCCCGGCATCAGCGCGGTGGTCTGCACCCAAAGGTAGTTGATGATCCGACAACAGCGACCCGGACGAGTCAGCTAGCGCGACCCGCATGTGGCGTAAACCAAACTGGACTGCACCCACTAAACCAGGTGTTCGAGCCAATGTGACGTGCTGTGCTCGCCGACCACTGCGGGTGCTGGGGGAGGTTTGCACAACCCCCAGAGTGGTGAGCTCCTTGACAATGTTCGACACGGTGGCAGCCGACAACCCGGTCGCACCGGCGAGCTCCACTTGGGTGAGCCCGCCGAATTGCTTGATCGCGTCGATGATCCGCGTCCGATTGGATTCGCGAAGCGACGACTGCGACCCTGGCGTCGGCGGCTTTGCATTCACAAAGTGAACTCTAGCGAACAGGTGCTCTCACCCGGTAGTGACCCGCCCTGAAAGGGGGTGCCTTGTGTGTGAGATCTCCGCTAGAGTAGGTGAGGTGTCACAACTGGCGTATCCCTGACTGTGGGTCAGGTGTGGTGGGGAACCACCGGGGAGTGACACAGCAGCTTCGACCAAGGGTCGTCCGCCTGGGCCCGGTCACGACACGGCATTGTCAGGACCGGAGCTGCCCGTTGCTCTCCTTTCGGTGCCGTGCACAGAAACCGAAGCATCGCGGAACTTCCGCGAGGAGATTGGAGAAGCATGTCCGCCACCGGTGAGTCCATCATGGATCAAGGCCTAGCTCAGGTCGACCCCGAAATCGCAGCCGTTCTCGACGGTGAACTGACACGTCAGCGCGGTACGTTGGAGATGATTGCGTCGGAGAACTTTGTTCCTCGAGCTGTCTTGCAAGCACAAGGGTCAGTGCTGACAAATAAGTACGCTGAAGGATACCCTGGTCGCCGTTACTACGGTGGCTGCGAACAAGTTGATGTGGCAGAAAACCTCGCCATTGAGCGGGTGAAGGCCTTGTTTGGCGCGGAACACGCTAACGTTCAACCCCATGCTGGAGCTCAGGCAAACGCTGCGGTGTTGCATGCGCTGATTAATGCGGGCGACAAAATCATGGGTCTGAACCTTGCCCACGGTGGTCACCTCACCCACGGAATGAAGATTAACTTTTCCGGGAAGCTGTATGAGGTTGCTGCTTACGGGGTGGAGGAAAGCACCTCTCTCATCGACATGGATAAGGTGCGAGACAAGGCCCTTGCAGAGCGACCAGATGTCATTATTGCTGGGTGGTCGGCTTACCCACGGCACCTCGACTTTGCTGCTTTCCGCTCGATAGCTGATGAAGTTGGTGCGAAATTGTGGACTGACATGGCGCACTTTGCCGGGTTAGTTGCGGCGGACTTGCACCCTAGCCCTGTTCCGCACTCCGATGTTGTGTCCTCCACTGTGCACAAAACCATTGGTGGTCCGCGTTCTGGGTTTATTTTGTCCCGAGAGCAGTGGGCGAAGAAGATTGATTCTGCTGTCTTCCCCGGCCAGCAGGGTGGCCCGCTCATGCACGTCATTGCTGCGAAGGCTGTTGCCTTCAAAATTGCTGGTAGCGCTGACTTTGTGGAGCGCCAAGAACGTGTGCTCCGTGGGGCGAAAATCATCGCTGAGCGGTTGACCGGTGCTGATGTTGCTGACGCTGGTGTGTCTGTTCTCACCGGCGGGACTGACGTTCACCTTGTTCTGGTTGACTTGCGTCACTCGGACCTCGATGGCCAGCAGGCTGAAGATCTCCTCCACTCTGTGGGAATCACCGTGAACCGGAACGCGGTGCCTTTTGATCCGCGCCCACCTCGCGTGACATCAGGTTTACGTATTGGTACACCTGCTCTTGCTGCGCGCGGGTTTGGTGATGCTGAGTTTAGTGAGGTTGCGGACATTATTGCTCTCGCTTTGGCAGGTGGAGGCAAGGCGGACGTTGATGCGCTTCGTGCGCGTGTTGACCGACTTGCTGACAACTTCCCGTTGTACCCCGGTCTTGAACAGTACTGAGAGGCGGAGCAGATGACTGCCCAGATACTTGATGGGAAAGCGGCTGCTGCTCGGATGAAGACGCAGCTTGCGGAGCGGGTGGCCGTGCTTCGAACGAAGGGTGTCACGCCTGGGTTGGGCACTCTTCTTGTGGGAGATGACCCTGGTTCTACGTGGTACGTCGCTGGTAAGCATCGTGATTGTGCGGAAGTGGGGATCGCGTCCATTCGCGAGGATCTTCCCGCTGACGCGACACAGGATGACATCGTTGCGGCGATCACACGGCTGAATGAGGACCCAGCGTGCACCGGGTACATTGTTCAGTTGCCGTTGCCGCATGGGGTGGACACGAACGCTGTGTTGGAGCTGATCGATCCTGCGAAGGATGCTGATGGCCTGCACCCTATGAATCTGGGACGCCTGGTTCTGCGGGTGAATGAACCGGTGACCTCACCGCTGCCTTGCACACCTGCGGGCATTATTGCGTTGATTGAAAGCAATGGTGTGTCGCTTGAGGGGAAACATGTGGTGGTGGTTGGGCGCGGAACAACGGTGGGGCGCTCTATTGGTTTGTTGTTGACGCGTCGGGCGGTCAATGCAACTGTCACGTTGACTCACACCGGGACGAGGAACCTTGCTGAGTTGCTGGCTCAGGCGGATGTCATTGTCGCGGCAGCCGGTGTGCCAGATATTGTCACGAAGGAACATGTGAAACCTGGGGCGATCCTCATCGATGTGGGGGTGTCACGCCGGGTGGATGAGGCTACAGGGAAGTCGATCGTGGTGGGTGATATTGCTGCCGATGCGCGTGATGTGGCTGCGTGGGTATCCCCGAACCCCGGTGGGGTGGGTCCGATGACTCGCGCGTTCTTGCTGGAAAATGTGGTGTCAACAGCGGAAAGACACGTGGCTTCCCAAGGCGTGTAGGCAGGTATGTTCTGTGGTTGCCTCAGGCGACCACGTGAATTGTGGGGTGGGGTGCACAAGCACCCCACCCCACAACTGTATGGTGACTTCTCCCCGTCACCCGAGGGAGACGGGGAGGGGGAGAGCCCGTACATTGTGTGGTGAAGCGCTTGACGTTGGGGTGCATGGATGCACAAAACCCCGAGCGCAGTGAAAATTATCACGAACTTCGCAAGAGG
This window encodes:
- the purU gene encoding formyltetrahydrofolate deformylase codes for the protein MTTTPASDHWVLTLSCPDRPGIVRAVAGAIADHGGNITESKQFGDPDTGLFFMRVQGETTIARDTLLATLTPLAEQFEWTWNLDTVGRRIPTIIMVSKAAHALNDLLFQQRAARLPIEVVAVVGNHNDLADLATFYGVPFHHIPVTADTKPQAEAELLALVQSTGAELVVLARYMQVLSDTLCRALEGRVINIHHSFLPSFKGARPYHRAHDRGVKLIGATSHYVTADLDEGPIIEQDIDRVDHEMSVEEFIALGQDVERRVLSRAVAWHAQHRVLMNGHKTVVFR
- a CDS encoding GNAT family N-acetyltransferase; the encoded protein is MSENDITIALVSTEHAGELLTLRRAAFVTEAQTYGDPNIPPLTQTLEELVDDLERDDVVTLGAWAGHRLVGSVRVELEDGKATLGRLAVAPDMQGQGIGTQMMFAVLPHLPEETTEIWVFTGKDSKHNLAMYQAQGYEHQHDQVAGDLTYAYLRKILGEQ
- a CDS encoding ATP-binding cassette domain-containing protein translates to MNNAVSGPASRDRGNPIFSLRDISKHFNAVQALSHVDLDIHAGEVVALVGDNGSGKSTLVKILAGVYQPDGGTISHQGTTITLPSPSAAQHAGIATVFQDLALTDNLTIVNNLFLGREVTRGGLLNEHEMEQQATTLLRRLKARMPSIRTPVAHLSGGQKQSVAIARTLLGNPQMILLDEPTSALSVTQSAEVLTLIESLRERGLGVVIVSHNLAEVQAVADRIMVLRLGRNIGTFHTRDVSYEQIVSLITGATDRLDLPTANPHRAEPRE
- a CDS encoding ROK family transcriptional regulator, whose amino-acid sequence is MNAKPPTPGSQSSLRESNRTRIIDAIKQFGGLTQVELAGATGLSAATVSNIVKELTTLGVVQTSPSTRSGRRAQHVTLARTPGLVGAVQFGLRHMRVALADSSGSLLSDHQLPLGADHRADAGLDRAALLIADMMETFDAESAELQGVAVALPAPVEHSSGLITSPGIMRGWDNVAVAHVMSERIGKPVYVANSSNMGALGELRQGAAAGAQHTLYIQVGQRIGAALIINGELFWGANGSAGEFGHTTTDPDGQICRCGNRGCLETVAGGNVLLEALRVSHGVMTLKDMMRYARDGDLGCIRAIADAGRAIGLAAANLCNVFNPERVVVGGDLAHTGSILLDPLRETIERFSLPSTAECITIVPGSLGADAEMIGTITYALDRSEAFHRYPASPTTHSTEDQ
- the glyA gene encoding serine hydroxymethyltransferase, with protein sequence MSATGESIMDQGLAQVDPEIAAVLDGELTRQRGTLEMIASENFVPRAVLQAQGSVLTNKYAEGYPGRRYYGGCEQVDVAENLAIERVKALFGAEHANVQPHAGAQANAAVLHALINAGDKIMGLNLAHGGHLTHGMKINFSGKLYEVAAYGVEESTSLIDMDKVRDKALAERPDVIIAGWSAYPRHLDFAAFRSIADEVGAKLWTDMAHFAGLVAADLHPSPVPHSDVVSSTVHKTIGGPRSGFILSREQWAKKIDSAVFPGQQGGPLMHVIAAKAVAFKIAGSADFVERQERVLRGAKIIAERLTGADVADAGVSVLTGGTDVHLVLVDLRHSDLDGQQAEDLLHSVGITVNRNAVPFDPRPPRVTSGLRIGTPALAARGFGDAEFSEVADIIALALAGGGKADVDALRARVDRLADNFPLYPGLEQY
- a CDS encoding bifunctional methylenetetrahydrofolate dehydrogenase/methenyltetrahydrofolate cyclohydrolase, producing the protein MTAQILDGKAAAARMKTQLAERVAVLRTKGVTPGLGTLLVGDDPGSTWYVAGKHRDCAEVGIASIREDLPADATQDDIVAAITRLNEDPACTGYIVQLPLPHGVDTNAVLELIDPAKDADGLHPMNLGRLVLRVNEPVTSPLPCTPAGIIALIESNGVSLEGKHVVVVGRGTTVGRSIGLLLTRRAVNATVTLTHTGTRNLAELLAQADVIVAAAGVPDIVTKEHVKPGAILIDVGVSRRVDEATGKSIVVGDIAADARDVAAWVSPNPGGVGPMTRAFLLENVVSTAERHVASQGV